In a genomic window of Schistocerca gregaria isolate iqSchGreg1 chromosome 5, iqSchGreg1.2, whole genome shotgun sequence:
- the LOC126273180 gene encoding transcription initiation factor TFIID subunit 12-like: MNFNGETGKFILDSARQASPRLDNTPSPSPTKPATPVGSSNAAAGEETSLLSRSRLQALVRETDPSEQLDEDVEDMLLVLADQFVEEAVVAACKLAKHRKANTVEPRDVMLPLERHWNGWLPGCAGDEIRPARRNPVVEAHRQRLSLMRKAMKKY; the protein is encoded by the coding sequence TTTGGATAGTGCACGCCAAGCTAGTCCAAGGCTAGATAATACACCATCGCCATCTCCTACAAAACCAGCAACACCAGTTGGGAGCAGTAATGCAGCAGCAGGTGAAGAGACTAGCTTGCTGTCTCGTTCTCGCTTGCAAGCTCTGGTTCGTGAAACTGATCCATCTGAACAGTTAGATGAAGATGTGGAAGATATGCTGCTTGTTCTCGCTGACCAGTTTGTTGAGGAAGCTGTTGTGGCAGCATGCAAATTAGCAAAACACCGCAAGGCAAACACTGTAGAACCTCGTGATGTGATGCTTCCATTAGAAAGGCACTGGAATGGTTGGCTTCCAGGATGTGCAGGTGATGAAATACGACCTGCACGACGTAATCCAGTTGTGGAAGCTCACCGACAAAGGTTGTCCTTAATGCGAAAGGCCATGAAGAAATACTAA